The Desulfopila inferna region AAGAACAGTTTGGTGAAGAAATTATTAGTAATTACTTCAGAGAATATCTTGTTGCTCTTGATAATATTTTTCAACTACGAGGCAGTTCTGCTTACAATCGTCTGATGGAATATTGGCAACGCTGGATTGAAACGCAATCTGATTCATGTGTTGATCAAAAGTGTTTGGTTGTCAAATTGAGTGCCGAGGTGGCGGATCTTTCTGAACCGATGCGTGTCGCTTTGCTGAACGGGTCTTCTCAAGTCGTTCAAAGAATAGCACAGTGCATTGAAGCAGGCATGGATGATGGCTCAATAGTAAAGAGCAATTCAGCCGTAACTGCTGATTTTCTCTATAACATGTGGCTAGGGGCAACGCTGATGAGCAAATTGCAGCGTAACGCAGATGGTCTGCAACAGGCCATGCGAATAACCACATCAATTTTGAATAACAATACAGTGACATAAATCGTAGCCAACAATCTTTTTGGTGGATTATCTTTGCGAGTCTCACTAGACGACTGGTCGACTATTAAGGCGAGGCAATGAATTAAACCAATTGATAATACCGACTACCTCATACAAAAATATACAATTTCAAAAAGGTGAAAAGACTATGGGACAAAATGAAAATATAAATCGACGGATTGTGCTTGCTTCCCGCCCGAAAGGTGCACCATCTCAAGACAATTTTCGGTTAGAAGAAATTGCAATACCAATGACGGGAGAAGGAGAGGTCTTGTTGCGGAGTATCTACCTATCACTTGATCCTTATATGCGCGGCCGGATGAGTGATGCGCCATCTTACGCTCCGCCTGTAGATGTCAATTCCGTAATGGTTGGTGCTACTGTCTGTCAAATTGAAGATTCCCGAAACCCCAATTTTGAGAGAGGCGAATGGGTTTTGGCCTACAGCGGTTGGCAGCTCTATTCAGTGTCGGATGGTTCTGATCTCACTAAGTTGGGTAAAAATCCAGAAAAGCCATCGTTTGCTCTAGGAATTTTGGGAATGCCTGGGTTTACAGCTTATATGGGGTTGTTAGACATTGGTAAACCAAAGCCAGGTGACACCCTGGTGGTAGCTGCAGCGACTGGTCCGGTTGGTGCAACTGTCGGACAGATAGGCAAGTTAAAAGGTTGTCGTGCGGTCGGCGTTGCCGGTGGGCCTGAAAAATGCCGCTATGCCAAAGAAACGCTTGGTTTTGACGAGTGTCTTGATCACAAAGATCCAGATTTTGCCGATATGCTTAAACAGGCTTGCCCTGATGGCATTGACATCTATTATGAGAATGTTGGCGGAAAAGTATTTGATGGGGTTTTACCATTGCTGAATGTCGGTGCAAGAATTCCAGTCTGCGGCCTTGTCTCAAGATATAATGCAACCAAGCTCCCGGATGGCCCTGATCGTTTATCACTTCTCATGGGGACAATTTTAGTCAAACGCATCAAAGTGCAGGGTTTTATCATCTTTGACGATTATGGTCATCGCTACGATGAATTCGCACGAGACATGACAGAAATGCTGGGAACCGGGAAAATACACTACCGGGAACAGATTGTTGAAGGCTTAGAGAGTGCTCCGCAAGCATTTATGGGCCTACTGGAAGGTAAAAATTTTGGCAAACTTGTGATCAAAGTAAATAACGAGCTGTAAAAAAAATACTATAGGTGAATTGATGAAAATTTTAATGGTTCTTACATCACATGATAAACTGGGCGATACAGGTTTAAAGACCGGTTTCTGGTTAGAAGAATTTGCTTCACCATACTTCGTCTTTAAAGACCAGTCTTTTGAAGTTACATTGGCATCCCCGCAAGGAGGACAGCCCCCGCTCGACCCCAAAAGTGATGAGCCTGACTTCCAGACAGCGGCTACAGCTCGTTTTCGAAAAGATGAGCAGGCCCAAAAGGCTCTTGCCAACACCCTCCGTTTAGATTCGATCAAGTCAGAAGATTTTGATGCCGTTTTTTACCCTGGTGGTCACGGGCCGCTTTGGGATTTGGCTGAAGATAAGCATTCTATTTCTCTGATTGAGGAGTTTCACCAGAAAGGCAAACCGCTGGGACTTGTCTGTCATGCCCCCGGAGTTCTACGCCATGCTAAAAATGCCCAAAAAGAACATTTAGTTAAAGGGAAAAAAGTAACCGGGTTCAGCAATACTGAAGAAGAAGCTGTTCAGCTGACCAACGTTGTTCCTTTTCTAGTGGAAGATATGCTCAAACAAAATGAGGGAGTGTACTGCAAAGGTGAAGATTGGGGGAATTATGTGGTGATTGACGAAAACCTGGTAACTGGCCAGAACCCGGCATCCTCAGAAGCTGCTGCTTTAGGCATTGTTGAACTTCTCAGCCGTTAACAGTTTTACCGTGGAGCTATTAATAAGGAGGATATGGTCACCATGACTTCCTCCTTAATGTGTCGTTTCAAAAATATCTTGGAACATTAACTGACCTTAAGAGGTCTTCACTTTGATTGAAGTTAACTTTGCAAACCCCAGGCAACTATATTTTATAAAAGGAAAAAAATGACAGGACTCTTTGAAACAACAGAACTCAACGGAATGAAGTTAAAAAACCGTTTTGTAAGATCTGCAACCTATGAAGCAATGGCGGGACTGGACGGAACGGTGCAAGATCAGCTATGTGGCTATATGGAGCAACTCAGCCGTGGTGAGGTCGGCCTTATCATTACTGGTCACGCTCACGTTACAAGGGAAGGACAAGCAGGTCCAGGGCAGATGGGCATCTATTCTGATGCAATGGTTGACGGCCTAAGACGGATTACGTCGATCGTTCACGAAAATGGCGGAGTTATTGCCGTGCAGCTTGCCCATGCCGGAAAAAATGGCATAGGAACAAATGATTATGCAGCTCTTGGACCTTCAGATGTACTTGAAGCTGGTGTTAAAAAAGCTTCCGCAATGACAGTTGACGACATCAAAAGAACGGTAATCGCTTTTGGTGATGCAGCTGAAAGAGCTGTAAAATCAGGATTTGACGGGATTCAGATCCATGCAGCGCACGGCTATTTACTAAGTCAGTTTCTGTCTCCACATTATAATAAAAGAAGTGACAGTTACGGTGGAAATCTTGAGAATCGGGCAAGACTTCTTCTCCAAGTGTACAATGAAATCAGGCAACGGGTTGGCACGTCATACCCGGTAATGGTCAAAATCAATTCGGAGGATTTTATTGAAAACGGAATTACCGTTAAAGAAACCATCAAGGTGGCCCATATGCTTGAAGATTGTGGGGTGGACGCCATCGAAATGAGTGGTGGGACCTTTGAATCTGGGATGCTCATTCCATCCAGGGTCGGCACCTCAAAGTCAGAAGGACGGGAAGTTTATTACAGAGAGGCTGCCGAAACCTTCAAAAAAGAGATAGGTATTCCTCTTATTCTTGTTGGAGGATTTCTGTCATTTAACGTTGTGCAAGATGTCGTGGCTTCAGGGCTTGCCGACTACGTTGCCCTTTCACGTCCTCTCATAAGGGAGCCAAACCTTATCAGCAGATGGGCAGGCGGAGACAGGACAAAGGCGGCATGTATTTCTTGCAATAAATGTTTCTCAACTTTATCCACGAAAGAAGCTTTACACTGTGCCGTTGAAAAAAAGAGTAAGGAGTAAAAAATTGTTTGCTGCTTACTTGACCACATCACTTTATGAAAGTGGCGGCCTTTTATTATGTGGTTCAATTATCAATCTGGCCATAATGATCCTGCTACAGAGGAATGGACACGAAGTTAAGCCACTGTTATGAAAATAACAGGAGGAATAATATGAGTGTTCAACAACGACGGAAATACGATCCTGACTTTAAGAGAAACGCAGTTCTTCTTTCTGAAGAGGAAGGGAGAACAGTAACTGAAGTAGCAGAGAATTTAGGGATATCCAAAGATCTCCTCTACAGATGGAGAAGAGAATATAGATCTCGTGAGAATTTGGCCTTTCCTGGACATGGCAAAGAATCATTAACTGAACAAGAAAGAAGAATCCGCGATCTTGAAAAAGAACTGCAAGATACCAGGATGGAAAGAGATATTCTAAAAAAGGCCATGGCCACCTTCAGCAAAGCACCGAAATCAAATACAAGTTTATAGAAGAAAATCGCTCTGAATTTACGGTGAAGAAGATGTGTCAGGTGATCGATGTTTCACAGAGCGTGATATTATCGCTGGTTCAGAAAACCGATATCTAAAAGGAAAACCGAGAAGCAGAATCTTCAAAAGATTATACGAGATCTGTTTGCTAAACATAAGGGTATGGCTGGTAGTCCTATGATTGCTGCAGATTTACGTGATTTCCCTGACTACTCTAATGTCAGTAGGCAGCGGGTAGCACGGCTCGTGAAGCAGATGGGGCTCCGCTGCAAAACGGTAAAGAAGTTTGTTGTGACAACTGATTCCAAACACAATGAGCCCGTCGCGCCCAACCTGCTCAAACAGAATTTCACAACAACAGCACCAGATCAAGCCTGGGTAACTGATATAACGTACCTGAAAATTGGCAGAAGATGGCATTACCTCACAGTATTCATAGACCTGTTCTCCAGGATTGTGGTTGGCTGGGATCTGAGTTCATCACTTGAGCGACACTCAGCAATAAGAGCCTTGAAAAAAGCAGTGATTAACCGCTGGCCAGGTGAAGGCCTGCTTGTCCACAGTGATCGTGGTATTCAGTATGCAAGCGCTGATTTTAAACAGGAGCTGAAGAGAAACGGTCTTATCCAGAGCATGAGCCGTAAAGGTAATTGCTGGGATAATGCAGTAGCTGAGTCTTTCTTTCATACGATCAAGACCCAACTGATTCATCACTGTCAGTTTAAAACCATAGGGGAAGCTGAGCGGATTCTTTTTCAGTACATAGAGATTTATTACAATCGTCAAAGAAAGCATTCAACGAACGGTTACCAAATCTCCGGCTGATTATGAAACTGAATGGTGGGAACAAAGAAAAGTGGCTTAACTGAAATTCCATTTTACTGTGGCAAGATCAGTAGTATCAAATTTATGATTAAGCCTACAGTGTTTAAGCCGACATCATAGCTGACTCTTGTAATGTCCTAAATGAATGAATTTGGCAGATGAATATTTTGAGATCGCAAAAAACAAGAAAAGGGGTGACCAAGAAGATCACCCCTTGCGGGACTTACCGACCGTTTACCGACCGGAATTTACACTAGTAACTATTTGATTTTACTACATTTAACTGGTGGAGGCGGCGGGAGTCGAATCGGCGCCTCATCATTAAAAACTTAATATTTCCAGTATGTTGAGTTTATACTGATCAACATATGATCAACATTTCAATTACCTACCATTTTTATATCAGAGCTCATAAGGTATGTCAATTAGCCTTGAGTATCAGTATTCATAGAGAGCGACTTCCTTGAAGACTCAACACAGATCTTCATTTGAAAAAACATGCAAAGCGTCTTCCTTTATCTCTTTACTTTTTGGTCTAAAAAGTGCCCTAAGAAAGTTCTCTTTTTTCCCAATTAATTGGCAGTGCTCTGCATGAGACAGTGCAGGAAAATATACTACTCTTTTTTTACCAACCACTCTCAAAAACTTATCAAAAATACTTGCTTTTGGTAATCTCAAATGCATGGTGGAGTATTTTCTAACTGGTTATTTGTTTTTTAGATTTCCGTAAACCCGCAAGTCCTAAAGCACCTCCTGCTACAGTTGCAACTGAAGGGATTTGAGAAGGGATATGCGAAGGTGATCTCATTTCTTTCTCATTGTACCAGAAAGTTCATTCGCAATGCCTATGCCATTAGACTATTATGCTTAATAAATCACAATACCATATCGATTTAGTGTAAAGGGAACATTGAGATAGGAAAAGGGTAATAATTTGGAGCTATGGCGTATAATTTTGGTAGTTTTGATTGTGGCAATTGGGAGCATCGGAATGTTGGCAATCACCCAGTTTGTTTTGCGAGGATCAATATTTTAGCATTCATAGATCGTTGCAGTCATGCCCATGCGGAACCATCTTTTTGGGCAAAAAAAGCTGTTTTTTTTGAATCGTCCTCAACTATTTCCCCTCGTTTTACAAGCATTGAGATAATCTCTGCCGATTCTTTATGCCTCGGATGTCATTGGCGACTGTCAATTGAAATGGAGTTGTTAATTTAGAGGAGTCCATTTACGCTTTGTAAGTGGTTGTTGGTATGAATTCACCAGCAATTTAAAACAGGTGCAGGTCCTCGCCGTGCAGCATGGGGAACCTATACATTCTCTTTGGTAAGCTCTTCTTTCCAGTTACTCCATTTCTAAACAATTCCATTTAAATAATCGAGCCTACCCTCTCAGAAAAACCTTCATGAAGAAATTCCATCATCCATTTTAAATTGGAAGGTGAAACCTTTCATCTCAGATTATATGATCATTGCTGCTAATTGGTCTATCCAATTAGCAAATTGGTATTTAGGAAAAATCTAGAAATGCCGAAATCATGAATAAAGTGAGTCCCTCACAGCTCTAACCTTTACCCTTATCCAGCACCTCTCGTACCTTTCTCCCAAGCTGTTCCCTCGAAAATGGTTTTTGAATAAAGTTTATACCTTCATCCAGAATGCCGTGGTGGGCAATGACATTCGCAGTATACCCAGACATGAATAGACGGTTCAGATTTGGGTAAATAGAGAGGATGTTTTTGGCCAGATCCCGACCGTTCATTTCAGGCATAACTACATCAGTCACAAGAAGATGGATGTCGCCAGCATGCTCAAGTGACAGGCAAATAGCCTCTCCCGGTGTCCTAGCCGTAATAACCTTATACCCCTGTCTTTGAAGCATCTGTGCCGTCATCCTTAAAATTGCAATTTCGTCTTCAACCAGTAAGATCGTTTCGTAACCTAATTCGGTAGGGAGGTCCTTAACCTTATCCGGGAGAGCTTCTGTTTTGGACCGATATCGTGGGAGATAGATATTAAAGGTCGTCCCCTCGCCCGGCTCACTATAAACTCGAATAAAACCTTCGTTTTGCTTGACCACGCCATATACCGTGGCCAACCCCAGACCTGTGCCCCTCCCAGATTCCTTGGTTGTGAAAAACGGTTCGAAGATATTGTCCAATGTCTCGGAGTCCATTCCGCAGCCGCCGTCACTAACGGCCAGAAGTACGTATTCACCAGGATTGAATCCAGGATGATCGCTACAGTAGGTCTCGTCGAACGAGGTATTGCCGGTTTCGATGGTGACTTTGCCCACATCCGCAATGGCATCCCGGGCATTGACACAGAGGTTGGCCAGGATCTGGTCGATCTGACTGGGATCAACTTTTACCGGCCAGACGTTATCGCCGGGCAACCAGGCCAGATCAATATCTTCTCCTATGAGGCGATGCAGCATACTGGTCATACTCTTTACAGTCTTATTGAGGTCGAGCACTTTGGGGGAGACGGTCTGTTTACGTGCAAACCCCAGAAGTTGTCGAGTCAAGTCTGAAGAACGTTCACCAGCTTTCTTAATCTCCTTCAATCTGTCGTACACTGGTTCGGAGGAGTCCATATCCTCCATGGCCATATCAGCATGGCCGATAATTACGCTAAGCATGTTATTAAAATCGTGGGCCACGCCTCCAGCCAGACGGCCAACAGCCTCCATCTTCTGGGCTTGTCTCAGCTTTCCCTCGAGTTCTTCTCTTTCTTTCTCTGTGCGCTTGTTCTCGCTGATGTCCCTGAACTCGACGACTCTGACATTATTGCCTTTGAAGGGAATATTCCTGGCCTGAAGTCGAAGAGGATAGATCTCACCATTTTTGCGAACACCTTTAGCTTCATACGGCTTTTCATAGCCGGTCTTGATGTACTGGATCACCATATCACGGGTATCGTCAGAAATGAGTTGTAAACCATCCATACCGATCAATTCTTCGTACCCATAGCCTGTAATTTCAGACAAACCCTTATTACACTCCAGGATGAGGCCTTGTTCATGGATGGCAATGCCTCCAAAAGAAGCATTATGAAGTGCCTTGAAACGCTCCTCACTCTCTTTGAGGGCTAACTCAGTTTGCTTGCGTTTCGTGATATCCTGGAAAGATCCGGCGATCCGGAAGACCTTTCCATTTTCATCATATTGTGGTTGTCCCCTGGAAATGCAATGCCTTATTTCACCATCAGTTCGAACGGCTCGTACCTCAATTTCATATGACCTCCCTTGCTTAACGCAAATCTCAACAGCATCACTTAAACGTTGTATGTCTCCTTTAGCATAGAGCTCTGATTGATCCGCAAAGGAGGGGGCACCCTCTGCGGGATCCAATCCGAATATACGAAACAACTCTTCTGACCAGGACGCCCGGTCATGCTGAACATCCCATTCCCAACTGCCGATACTGGCCATGGCCTCGGTGCGTTTAAGCATCTCATGGCTTTTATGCAAAATTTCCTCAGCTTGCTTGGCTTCCGTGATGTCCTGGATTACACCAGCCACCTTCACAGGATTACCGTCATTATCATAAATTAGTTCGGCTGCTGAATGAACATGTATCAATTCTTTTCCATTTTTCGGGTTGACTTGAAATTCAATGTTATAGGTCTTGTTTTGGGCTAGCAAGTCCACAAGGGCCTGTTTAACTCTCTTTGCATCAACGATATAATTTTCAACTTCATCGAGAGGAAGAAATTCAGATGTTCGCTCAATGCCATAAATGCTGAATGCCTCTTCCGATGCCCAGACTCTTCCTGTGACAATGTCATATTCCCAGTTGCCGACTTTAGCCATTGTTTGTGCTCTTTTCAGACGGGCTTCGCTTGTTTGGAGTGCACGTTCGGCAGCGTGCCATTCGGAGATATTCCTTGCCACACCGAAAGTTCCGACGATTTCTCCTTTCTTATTGTACTTAGGCAAACTGCTAAAATGACAAATGACACCAGATTTAAACGTCAGTGTGCTTTCGAGTGATTCTCCCTTCAATGTTCTTTTGTATACATCCATCAGGGAGGTGTGATCCCTTTCCATAAAAAGAGGAAGGAATGGTTTATCTATTATTGCTTCTGGAGGAAGTCCAGTTACCCGCTCGGCTGCCCGATTTACCCAGAGAACATTCCCTTTATCGTCCGCCAAATAAGCGATATCAGTAATGTTCTCCAGAAATGTCTTAGACTCCCCCAGCCCTTCTTCAATCCGCTTGCGATCGGTGATATCCTCCGTATGCAGCATAACTGTATCAGGACTAACGAAAATCCAGGTACCATTGATCGATTTTACCTCTCCAGTTGTCTTCAACCTGTACTTGAATTCTTTACGGATTGTTCGCTTTTGATGGAAGCAGTCCAGAAGCGTGTCAATGAGGTGTGATGAGTTTTCATCATTGTAAAGCTGGTCAGCAGTAATACCTATGATTTTAGCTGCTTCACCATCTGTGATGGTTTCAGCTTCTTCGTTGTAGTCGGAAAGGACAAATTTCCCATCCTGATGTTTCCAGACAAAAATTGGCACTGGAAAATGCAGAAAATGAGATCGATAGCGTTTCTCGTTCTCCCGCACTTCCTCTTCGGCCTTTTTTAATTGTGTCAGTTCATTGTGAGCTCCAAGCATGCGGACAGGCTTGCCACTCTCATTCCTAATGGCTATTCCTCGGCAGCGAACCCATATGGTTGACCCGTTCTTGTGTTGATATCGAACAACCTGATCATAAGGGTGGTTGGGATCATCACAATGCCTCTGAAAGTTTGCTATAGCAGTATTTAAATCGTCTTGATTGATTAATTCTTGCCATTCAGATGCAAAATGCTTTTTTTCCTGCGGATCATACCCCAATGTCTTCCAGAATTGAGGGCTCATCCATTCGTTATCAGGCTCCTCCAGATCCCAATACCAAATGCCATCCAACGATCCTTTTTGCAAGAATTCGAAAATAGAAGAATCAGTCTTAATCAAATTGTAGAGTTCATCTTTTAAATAATGACCATCGGAACTCATTCTTTACTCCTTTGAGGCATTTTCATTTTTTCGAGTACTTGCAGTATTTGTGCTCTCGTTAATGGTTGGAGTATAGCACAGGCATCCTTTAGAAAACAAACACTTAAGCTTACATCCTGAAGTTATCTACTAAGGCGAATTGTTGATAGTATCCATTAGCGGCAGATTATTATTAACGTGCCGGTTGTAACCTCAAAGGATTTTAGATAAATGGGGAGCTAAGGTACCTATTACCAGACAAAACTATTATTATTGGCAAATGGCTAAAAACAAATAAAGAAATTGGAGACCATAACCTATCTTTGGTAAGCTATAATTTACAATTACTCCATTTATGAACAATTCCATTAAAATAAACAGTTCTATTCTGTCAGGAACGACGTTAAGACCCTTGTGGCTAACAAGGTTTAGGATTGCCAGTTCAACACTCTCATCATATTTATGCCCCACTATTCTTTTTATGTATTGGAGATGGTGCTAACTACCTTTTAAACCGACTTAATCTCTTGCGTTTCATATAAACCTAGGTGCGGAGGTAAGAGAGATGCTAAAACCAGATCTTTGCACGTGTCCACTGGGCAAACTCAAATTTCAGTTGCCGGGGGGCTTTACCAACAACAATCAGTTGTATCTTCTGAAAATCCTTGCCTTGCAACTTAGATGGCCGGCCGCTTGCGGTTCTGCTGCGAAGAGCATCAAGGGTTCCTTCCCCATTCATATATACGCCTGGTGCTCCCAAAAACTTTGATAACCACCTCAGGACTCTCACCTGCCTCAACATGCTTAAAACCACTGGTGGGAATTGCTTCAAGCGCTTTAGATGAATTTTTCTTTCGTCGAAGGCATTCTTGGACGGAATATGCCATATGTTCGTTAATTTATGAACTTGTTAATAGTTGCATCTTCCCAGCACTTGCAGATGTCTTTATTGTTTTTCTCCAAAACCTTGACAGGTGCCACATTGTGACATATTTTTGCTGAATGTAGTGTGGTCGGTCTACCACAATGATGTATCAAAGCCAAACCTGCTGAAAAACAGGGACGGAAAGCCACGGATCTTAACGAGAAAGCCGGGTTGCCATCAATAGAGGCAATCCGGCTTTTTGTATTTACCAGTTTGGCTCATCACGTCTCCAGTTGAACTATTTACCACATTCCACGACAGCTAGCATGGATTGCTGTTTTCAAGGTACGGGAGGATGAAAAATGTCATCTCTATCAATTGAAACGATCGATTCGTTTCGAGAAAACTTCCAGGGAAAGATCATAACCAGTGCCGATGATGAATATGATGAGGCACGGAAAGTATGGAACGGTATGTTTGACAAACATCCAGCGATAATCGCTCGCTGCCAAACAACCAGTGACGTCATTAGCGCGGTATCCTTCGCCAGGAAGAATAATCTGCTTACCGCGGTACGTGGGGGCGGACACAATTCTGCAGGGAACGCTACCTGTGATGACGGTATCATCATTGATCTTTCATTGATGCGCAGAGTAAATGTAGATAGAAACAAGAAAACGGTACGGGTCGATGGTGGTGCACTGCTCGCCGATGTAGACCGGGAAACGCAATTGTATGGTCTTGCTATCTCTGCCGGCATCGTTTCTCATACAGGGGTTGGCGGGTTAACCCTGGGAGGAGGCTTTGGCTGGCTAAGCAGAAAATACGGCTTCTCAATAGACAACCTGATCTCGGCCGAAGTTGTTACCGCGGACGGCGAATTGCTCACGGTCAGTGAAAATGAAAATGTAGACCTGTTCTGGGGAATCCGCGGTGGTGGCGGGAATTTTGGCATTGCAACTTCTTTCACATTTAATTGTGCACCTATTGGCAACGAAGTCTTTTCAGGACTAATCGTTAAAAAGTTCGATGACGCCAAGGAATATATCCGTTTCCATCGAGACTATGTTCGCAATTTGCCTGACGAAATGACCGTGTGGATGGTAGTTCGAAAAGCTCCTCCTTTACCTTTCCTTCCCGAAGAAGTCCACGGTAAGCTGGTTGTAATTGTACCTTTTGTCTGGTTGGGGAATCAAGCGGAAGGTGAAAAACGTATCAAACCCATACAGGATGTCTGCGCATCACATGGAGAGCATTTCGGCATGACACCATGGGCTGCGTGGCAGACTGGCTTTGATGCTCTGGTAACCCACGGAGCCAGGAACTATTGGAAATCGCATCATCTCAAGGACCTGTCGGATGAGTGTATTGACCAGATTCTGTCTTTCGCCGAAACCCTCCCAAGTGATGAATGTGAGGCCTTCATTCCGCATATGGAGGGGGCTCCAAGCCGTATTGACGCGGAAGCGACAGCGTTCGCACATCGTTCAACTCCCTTTGTACTGAACATTCATACACGTTGGCGAAATGAAAGCGACGATGAGGCATGCCTGGCGTGGGGAAGAGGATTTCACAAAGCAACAGAACCATTTTCACAAGGGGTCTACGTCAATTTCCTGAGTGAGGAAGGTGAAGAACGAGTA contains the following coding sequences:
- a CDS encoding hybrid sensor histidine kinase/response regulator encodes the protein MSSDGHYLKDELYNLIKTDSSIFEFLQKGSLDGIWYWDLEEPDNEWMSPQFWKTLGYDPQEKKHFASEWQELINQDDLNTAIANFQRHCDDPNHPYDQVVRYQHKNGSTIWVRCRGIAIRNESGKPVRMLGAHNELTQLKKAEEEVRENEKRYRSHFLHFPVPIFVWKHQDGKFVLSDYNEEAETITDGEAAKIIGITADQLYNDENSSHLIDTLLDCFHQKRTIRKEFKYRLKTTGEVKSINGTWIFVSPDTVMLHTEDITDRKRIEEGLGESKTFLENITDIAYLADDKGNVLWVNRAAERVTGLPPEAIIDKPFLPLFMERDHTSLMDVYKRTLKGESLESTLTFKSGVICHFSSLPKYNKKGEIVGTFGVARNISEWHAAERALQTSEARLKRAQTMAKVGNWEYDIVTGRVWASEEAFSIYGIERTSEFLPLDEVENYIVDAKRVKQALVDLLAQNKTYNIEFQVNPKNGKELIHVHSAAELIYDNDGNPVKVAGVIQDITEAKQAEEILHKSHEMLKRTEAMASIGSWEWDVQHDRASWSEELFRIFGLDPAEGAPSFADQSELYAKGDIQRLSDAVEICVKQGRSYEIEVRAVRTDGEIRHCISRGQPQYDENGKVFRIAGSFQDITKRKQTELALKESEERFKALHNASFGGIAIHEQGLILECNKGLSEITGYGYEELIGMDGLQLISDDTRDMVIQYIKTGYEKPYEAKGVRKNGEIYPLRLQARNIPFKGNNVRVVEFRDISENKRTEKEREELEGKLRQAQKMEAVGRLAGGVAHDFNNMLSVIIGHADMAMEDMDSSEPVYDRLKEIKKAGERSSDLTRQLLGFARKQTVSPKVLDLNKTVKSMTSMLHRLIGEDIDLAWLPGDNVWPVKVDPSQIDQILANLCVNARDAIADVGKVTIETGNTSFDETYCSDHPGFNPGEYVLLAVSDGGCGMDSETLDNIFEPFFTTKESGRGTGLGLATVYGVVKQNEGFIRVYSEPGEGTTFNIYLPRYRSKTEALPDKVKDLPTELGYETILLVEDEIAILRMTAQMLQRQGYKVITARTPGEAICLSLEHAGDIHLLVTDVVMPEMNGRDLAKNILSIYPNLNRLFMSGYTANVIAHHGILDEGINFIQKPFSREQLGRKVREVLDKGKG
- a CDS encoding oxidoreductase; the encoded protein is MTGLFETTELNGMKLKNRFVRSATYEAMAGLDGTVQDQLCGYMEQLSRGEVGLIITGHAHVTREGQAGPGQMGIYSDAMVDGLRRITSIVHENGGVIAVQLAHAGKNGIGTNDYAALGPSDVLEAGVKKASAMTVDDIKRTVIAFGDAAERAVKSGFDGIQIHAAHGYLLSQFLSPHYNKRSDSYGGNLENRARLLLQVYNEIRQRVGTSYPVMVKINSEDFIENGITVKETIKVAHMLEDCGVDAIEMSGGTFESGMLIPSRVGTSKSEGREVYYREAAETFKKEIGIPLILVGGFLSFNVVQDVVASGLADYVALSRPLIREPNLISRWAGGDRTKAACISCNKCFSTLSTKEALHCAVEKKSKE
- a CDS encoding type 1 glutamine amidotransferase domain-containing protein, whose product is MKILMVLTSHDKLGDTGLKTGFWLEEFASPYFVFKDQSFEVTLASPQGGQPPLDPKSDEPDFQTAATARFRKDEQAQKALANTLRLDSIKSEDFDAVFYPGGHGPLWDLAEDKHSISLIEEFHQKGKPLGLVCHAPGVLRHAKNAQKEHLVKGKKVTGFSNTEEEAVQLTNVVPFLVEDMLKQNEGVYCKGEDWGNYVVIDENLVTGQNPASSEAAALGIVELLSR
- a CDS encoding NADP-dependent oxidoreductase, which translates into the protein MGQNENINRRIVLASRPKGAPSQDNFRLEEIAIPMTGEGEVLLRSIYLSLDPYMRGRMSDAPSYAPPVDVNSVMVGATVCQIEDSRNPNFERGEWVLAYSGWQLYSVSDGSDLTKLGKNPEKPSFALGILGMPGFTAYMGLLDIGKPKPGDTLVVAAATGPVGATVGQIGKLKGCRAVGVAGGPEKCRYAKETLGFDECLDHKDPDFADMLKQACPDGIDIYYENVGGKVFDGVLPLLNVGARIPVCGLVSRYNATKLPDGPDRLSLLMGTILVKRIKVQGFIIFDDYGHRYDEFARDMTEMLGTGKIHYREQIVEGLESAPQAFMGLLEGKNFGKLVIKVNNEL
- a CDS encoding FAD-binding oxidoreductase, whose translation is MSSLSIETIDSFRENFQGKIITSADDEYDEARKVWNGMFDKHPAIIARCQTTSDVISAVSFARKNNLLTAVRGGGHNSAGNATCDDGIIIDLSLMRRVNVDRNKKTVRVDGGALLADVDRETQLYGLAISAGIVSHTGVGGLTLGGGFGWLSRKYGFSIDNLISAEVVTADGELLTVSENENVDLFWGIRGGGGNFGIATSFTFNCAPIGNEVFSGLIVKKFDDAKEYIRFHRDYVRNLPDEMTVWMVVRKAPPLPFLPEEVHGKLVVIVPFVWLGNQAEGEKRIKPIQDVCASHGEHFGMTPWAAWQTGFDALVTHGARNYWKSHHLKDLSDECIDQILSFAETLPSDECEAFIPHMEGAPSRIDAEATAFAHRSTPFVLNIHTRWRNESDDEACLAWGRGFHKATEPFSQGVYVNFLSEEGEERVKDAYTESVWKKLVQLKNKYDPTNMFRLNQNIKPSV
- a CDS encoding TetR/AcrR family transcriptional regulator, which codes for MKKDTKETRQHILDTGYKLIVSKGFSSVGLTEILQSAGVPKGSFYYYFKSKEQFGEEIISNYFREYLVALDNIFQLRGSSAYNRLMEYWQRWIETQSDSCVDQKCLVVKLSAEVADLSEPMRVALLNGSSQVVQRIAQCIEAGMDDGSIVKSNSAVTADFLYNMWLGATLMSKLQRNADGLQQAMRITTSILNNNTVT